From Prevotella melaninogenica, the proteins below share one genomic window:
- a CDS encoding restriction endonuclease subunit S: MNEYRNNNVDYNGHYPKLPKGWCLCKLKNISLIITGSTPSKSNSAYYGGKVPFYKPIDLDAGRFVDSSAEYLSEAGKAISRVVPIGSTAVCCIGSIGKAGYLIKEGTTNQQINCVIPSEAVDSVFLYYLCTSPLFYQELITLSSAVTISIINKSKMENIIVPLPPIEEQKRIVSKIEDLFGFIKTIEESL, from the coding sequence TTGAATGAATATCGTAACAATAACGTAGACTATAACGGACATTATCCGAAGTTGCCCAAAGGGTGGTGTTTATGTAAACTCAAAAATATTAGTTTAATCATCACTGGTTCTACCCCAAGTAAATCAAATTCAGCATACTATGGTGGTAAAGTACCTTTTTATAAGCCTATAGATTTAGATGCGGGACGGTTTGTTGATAGCTCTGCGGAATATCTATCAGAGGCAGGTAAGGCTATTTCAAGAGTTGTTCCTATAGGTAGTACTGCTGTTTGTTGTATTGGTTCTATAGGAAAAGCTGGCTACCTTATAAAAGAGGGTACTACTAATCAACAGATAAATTGTGTAATACCATCTGAAGCTGTAGACTCCGTTTTCTTGTATTATCTGTGCACATCTCCTTTGTTTTATCAAGAGCTCATAACACTTTCATCCGCTGTTACAATTTCTATTATCAACAAATCGAAAATGGAAAATATAATAGTACCCCTACCTCCAATAGAAGAACAAAAACGAATAGTAAGTAAAATAGAAGATTTATTTGGATTTATAAAAACTATTGAGGAGAGCTTATAA
- a CDS encoding restriction endonuclease subunit S encodes MDTKKLRQKILDLAIHGKLVPQDPNDEPASVLLERIRSEKERLIKEGKIKRSRKTTKTTGAACDKQEVPFEVPSGWVWTTLDDLAFYKKGPFGSCLTKSMFVPKSDNTYKVYEQKNAIQKNEFLGSYYISKEKYNELNGFAVQPFDIIVSCAGTIGETYVLSETPEQGIINQALMLIRLHSRCVEDFYLIYFDYILKEEAYKESKGTAIKNIPPFDVLKNFFIPLPPLSEQQRIVEEIERWFKLIEIIEQGKADLQTTIKQAKNKILELAIHGKLVPQDPNDEPASELLKRVNPKAEITCDNGHYPKLPKGWAICRLEDIIEYEQPTAYIVKSTAYSDDYSTPVLTAGKSFIIGHTDETEGIYNKLPCIIFDDFTKDSRLVDFPFKVKSSAMKILQVNKGIDIEYVSQFMSITRLVGDTHKRYWISEYSKLEIPIPPQKEQKRIIRMIHQLFKNLETIEENL; translated from the coding sequence ATGGACACAAAGAAGTTAAGACAAAAGATATTAGACCTTGCCATTCACGGTAAACTCGTACCACAAGACCCGAACGATGAACCAGCATCGGTCCTCCTTGAACGTATCCGTTCCGAAAAGGAACGCCTGATTAAAGAAGGGAAAATCAAGCGTAGCCGAAAGACTACAAAGACTACTGGTGCTGCTTGTGATAAACAGGAGGTGCCGTTTGAGGTGCCAAGTGGGTGGGTGTGGACAACACTTGATGATTTAGCTTTTTACAAGAAAGGACCTTTTGGTAGTTGTTTAACTAAATCTATGTTTGTGCCTAAATCTGATAATACGTACAAGGTTTATGAGCAAAAGAATGCTATACAGAAAAACGAGTTTTTAGGTTCTTATTATATAAGTAAAGAAAAGTATAATGAACTGAATGGTTTTGCTGTTCAACCTTTTGATATTATAGTAAGTTGCGCTGGAACAATTGGTGAAACTTATGTTTTATCAGAAACTCCTGAACAAGGTATAATAAATCAAGCCTTAATGCTTATAAGGTTACATAGTAGATGCGTTGAAGATTTTTATCTTATATACTTTGATTATATTTTAAAAGAAGAAGCGTATAAGGAAAGTAAAGGGACAGCTATAAAGAACATACCGCCTTTTGATGTCTTGAAGAATTTTTTTATTCCTTTACCCCCTTTATCAGAGCAGCAACGCATTGTTGAAGAAATAGAACGTTGGTTTAAACTTATTGAGATTATCGAACAAGGTAAGGCAGACTTGCAAACGACTATCAAGCAGGCAAAGAACAAAATCCTTGAACTTGCTATTCATGGTAAACTTGTTCCTCAAGATCCAAACGATGAACCTGCTTCAGAACTCCTCAAACGTGTCAATCCAAAGGCTGAAATTACTTGTGATAACGGACATTATCCGAAGTTGCCCAAAGGGTGGGCTATCTGCAGATTGGAAGATATCATAGAATATGAACAGCCAACAGCGTATATTGTAAAGTCAACTGCATATAGTGATGATTATTCAACTCCTGTACTCACAGCAGGTAAATCGTTTATTATAGGACATACAGACGAAACAGAAGGTATCTATAATAAATTACCTTGTATTATTTTTGATGATTTTACTAAAGATTCTCGATTGGTTGATTTCCCATTCAAGGTTAAGTCGTCAGCTATGAAGATTCTGCAAGTTAACAAAGGTATTGATATAGAATACGTTTCACAATTTATGAGCATAACGCGACTTGTTGGTGACACACATAAACGATATTGGATTTCAGAATATTCAAAATTAGAAATACCTATACCTCCACAAAAGGAGCAAAAAAGAATAATTAGAATGATTCATCAACTATTTAAAAACTTAGAAACTATTGAGGAGAACTTATAA
- a CDS encoding type I restriction-modification system subunit M has product MAKNISTEQALTKEVWKLATTLSGQGIGYTDYVTQLTYLLFLKMDAENVEVLEEASAIPEEYRWGQLKELDGLDLIAQYEKTLNVLSKQDNLIGTIFTKAQNKIDKPVYLKKVITMIDEHQWLEMDGDVKGAIYEGILEKNGQDKKSGAGQYFTPRPLIQAMIDCLQPKIGETVCDPACGTGGFLLAAYDYMKGQSQDKGKLDFLNNKALHGVDNTPLVVTLASMNLYLHGIGTDRSPIACEDSLEKEPETLVDVILANPPFGERTAGSVDINRPDFYVETKNNQLNFLQHMMLMLKTGGRAAVVIPDDILFKDGAHEIVRKKLLTDFNLHTILRLPTGIFYANGVKANVLFFTKGQPTKDIWFYDYRTNVKHTLVTTKLQRHHLDDFVACYNAATRTETYNEETNPAGRWRKYAADDILARDKTSLDITWIKAGGAEEQFTLDELMTNITTQAGNISKAVAELQKLMAGIKE; this is encoded by the coding sequence ATGGCAAAAAACATATCAACGGAACAGGCTCTGACAAAGGAAGTATGGAAGCTCGCAACGACACTCTCTGGACAGGGTATCGGCTATACTGATTATGTCACCCAGCTTACTTATCTTCTCTTCCTCAAGATGGATGCGGAGAACGTAGAAGTGTTAGAGGAAGCATCGGCTATCCCAGAGGAGTATCGATGGGGACAGCTTAAAGAACTTGACGGTTTAGACCTGATAGCACAGTATGAAAAGACCCTTAATGTTCTCAGCAAGCAGGATAATCTGATAGGAACGATATTCACAAAGGCACAGAACAAGATTGATAAACCAGTCTATCTGAAGAAAGTGATAACCATGATAGATGAGCATCAGTGGCTTGAAATGGACGGTGATGTTAAAGGAGCTATCTATGAGGGTATCTTGGAAAAGAATGGTCAGGACAAGAAGAGTGGTGCTGGACAGTACTTCACGCCTCGTCCTTTGATTCAAGCCATGATTGATTGTCTCCAGCCGAAGATAGGCGAGACGGTATGCGATCCTGCTTGTGGAACAGGCGGATTCCTGCTGGCAGCATACGATTACATGAAAGGACAATCACAGGACAAGGGTAAACTTGATTTCTTAAACAATAAGGCTTTGCACGGTGTTGACAACACGCCACTCGTCGTAACGTTGGCATCTATGAACCTTTATCTGCATGGCATCGGCACTGACAGAAGTCCTATTGCTTGTGAGGACTCGCTGGAGAAAGAACCTGAGACACTGGTAGATGTTATTCTTGCCAATCCTCCGTTCGGAGAGCGAACTGCAGGTTCTGTGGATATCAACCGCCCTGATTTCTATGTAGAGACAAAGAATAACCAGCTTAACTTCCTCCAGCACATGATGCTAATGCTAAAAACAGGTGGACGGGCTGCTGTAGTTATACCTGATGATATTCTTTTTAAAGATGGAGCTCATGAAATTGTACGTAAGAAATTGTTAACGGATTTCAATCTGCATACTATCCTGCGATTGCCTACAGGTATCTTCTATGCAAATGGGGTAAAGGCTAATGTTCTCTTCTTTACCAAGGGACAGCCCACCAAAGATATCTGGTTCTACGATTATCGTACGAATGTGAAGCATACTTTGGTTACCACTAAGCTGCAACGACACCACCTTGATGATTTCGTGGCTTGCTATAATGCTGCAACACGTACGGAAACCTATAATGAGGAAACAAATCCTGCTGGACGATGGAGAAAATATGCTGCTGATGATATCTTAGCACGTGACAAGACAAGTCTTGACATTACATGGATAAAGGCTGGTGGGGCAGAAGAACAGTTTACATTAGACGAACTGATGACGAATATCACAACCCAAGCTGGCAACATCAGTAAGGCTGTAGCCGAACTGCAGAAGTTAATGGCAGGGATTAAAGAGTAG
- a CDS encoding type I restriction endonuclease subunit R produces the protein MLPEEKARVIIDSMFEEAGWKVVDRSGYAPNMTAVAIREGLLKGNREADYLLFLNGKAVGILEAKRVEVDINSDVVKEQATLYTRRCPSWCQAWFPKIPLPLAYVANSKEMMFYDTRKSDAAFEYCSKIHSPWEVTKMLGLQDDYVGLPTLSPKGLRGCQYEAITELEKSFRSGESRALMVLATGAGKTYTACLAAYRMLSFTPMRRVLFLVDRNNLGKQAESEFGTFRLTENGDSFNSIFTVNRLKSAKIPNGSSVVISTIQRLFSLLKGEEIEDNDADDGYDEDCVGEFPENPSLPSDFFDMIIIDECHRSIYGSWRSVLDYFSKAKLIGLTATPGPETRAFFNDNIIVNYTLEKSILDGVNVYGRVYRIKTKVTENGGAILENEKVKKVTRYTGKVEVVENKETKNYTREELNKSIINPAQIKLILETYRDAVYTEMFTDPQREANMDYLPKTLIFALNESHATNIVRIAKEVFNREDERFVQKITYSAGDSNELIRQFRNDKDFRIAVTCTLVATGTDIKPLEVVMFMRDVASEPLYIQMKGRGVRTIGDEQLRNVTPNAYSKDCFFLVDAVGVTEHEKTIASPSGAVTKVISLKELLEKITHGNVSDDYLRLLAGRLSRISHKCTESDREKFVSLAHQSMMEIASDIFKAFEDNVLPEYNNVNEPNTERKALVRNIANHPDARDLLLILNAGFIETLMPGEDTLISKGFSKEEAQSTTSAFEDYCQEHKDEIEALRIIYNNQGEPLTYSMLKDLENKLKLANSKFNTSLLWNSYAIINSHRVKHSSTIEEKEALTNIIQLVRYAFHQIEQLESLYPSAKQYFNLWYGQVWRSITAGQIELMRQVLNYIASNGYCTITDIKENDKTQAAQLIRAFGGRDTANEALSSLSQFIIYRKLA, from the coding sequence ATGCTACCAGAAGAAAAGGCACGTGTTATCATAGACAGTATGTTTGAAGAAGCAGGCTGGAAAGTAGTGGATAGAAGCGGTTATGCTCCTAACATGACTGCTGTTGCCATAAGAGAGGGGCTTTTGAAAGGTAATCGAGAGGCTGATTATCTACTCTTTCTTAATGGAAAGGCAGTTGGAATATTAGAAGCTAAACGAGTTGAGGTCGACATAAATTCAGATGTCGTAAAGGAGCAAGCCACACTTTATACGCGTCGTTGTCCCTCATGGTGTCAGGCGTGGTTTCCTAAAATCCCCCTTCCTCTCGCATACGTTGCCAACAGCAAGGAGATGATGTTTTACGATACTCGTAAGAGCGATGCTGCCTTTGAGTATTGCAGTAAGATTCACTCTCCGTGGGAAGTTACCAAGATGTTAGGACTTCAGGATGACTATGTGGGATTGCCAACACTTAGCCCTAAGGGACTACGTGGTTGTCAGTATGAAGCCATCACCGAACTGGAAAAGAGTTTTCGATCTGGTGAATCACGTGCGCTGATGGTACTTGCCACAGGCGCAGGAAAGACCTATACCGCCTGTCTTGCAGCCTATCGTATGTTGTCTTTTACCCCTATGCGACGTGTCTTGTTCTTGGTCGACAGGAACAATCTGGGCAAGCAAGCTGAAAGCGAATTTGGCACTTTCCGATTGACGGAGAATGGTGATTCTTTCAACAGCATCTTTACGGTCAATCGTCTGAAGTCTGCGAAGATTCCAAATGGCAGCAGTGTAGTTATTTCCACCATACAGCGACTATTCTCCTTGCTGAAAGGCGAAGAGATTGAAGACAACGATGCTGACGATGGATATGATGAGGATTGTGTTGGAGAGTTTCCTGAAAATCCAAGTCTGCCGTCTGATTTCTTCGATATGATTATCATTGACGAGTGTCACCGCTCGATTTATGGGAGTTGGCGAAGCGTACTTGATTATTTCTCAAAGGCTAAGTTAATAGGTCTGACAGCAACTCCGGGACCTGAAACAAGGGCATTCTTTAATGATAATATCATCGTAAACTATACTTTGGAGAAGTCTATTCTGGATGGTGTAAATGTTTATGGTCGTGTGTATCGTATCAAGACAAAAGTAACAGAGAATGGCGGAGCAATTCTTGAAAACGAGAAAGTGAAAAAGGTAACTCGTTATACGGGAAAAGTTGAAGTCGTTGAAAATAAAGAAACTAAGAACTATACACGGGAGGAACTGAACAAGAGTATTATCAATCCTGCACAGATAAAGCTTATTTTGGAAACTTATCGTGATGCGGTATATACGGAAATGTTCACCGATCCTCAGCGTGAGGCGAATATGGACTATCTGCCCAAAACGCTTATCTTCGCACTGAATGAAAGCCATGCTACGAATATTGTGAGGATTGCCAAAGAGGTGTTCAATCGTGAAGACGAACGCTTTGTGCAGAAGATTACCTACTCTGCTGGGGATAGCAACGAACTAATACGACAGTTCCGCAATGATAAGGACTTCCGTATTGCTGTGACTTGTACGCTGGTAGCTACAGGAACAGACATAAAACCGCTCGAAGTCGTAATGTTCATGCGTGATGTGGCTTCCGAGCCTTTGTACATACAGATGAAAGGGCGTGGTGTCCGTACTATTGGTGATGAGCAGTTGCGTAATGTTACTCCCAATGCCTATAGCAAGGATTGCTTCTTCTTGGTTGATGCTGTGGGCGTAACTGAGCATGAGAAAACGATAGCCTCTCCATCTGGTGCAGTAACGAAAGTTATCTCCCTAAAAGAACTTTTGGAGAAGATAACCCATGGCAATGTGAGCGATGACTATCTGCGCCTATTGGCGGGTCGTTTGTCTCGTATCAGCCATAAGTGTACGGAGAGTGACCGTGAGAAGTTTGTTAGCCTTGCACATCAAAGTATGATGGAGATAGCCTCCGATATCTTTAAGGCCTTTGAGGACAACGTCTTGCCTGAATACAACAACGTTAATGAGCCCAATACGGAACGAAAGGCGTTGGTGCGCAACATCGCAAACCACCCAGATGCAAGAGACCTTCTGTTGATTCTTAATGCTGGCTTTATCGAAACGCTGATGCCCGGCGAAGATACGCTTATTTCAAAAGGGTTCTCTAAGGAGGAGGCACAGTCTACCACGTCTGCGTTTGAGGATTACTGTCAGGAGCATAAGGATGAGATAGAAGCCCTGCGCATTATATATAATAATCAGGGCGAGCCGCTTACGTATTCAATGTTGAAAGACTTGGAAAACAAACTGAAGCTTGCAAATAGTAAGTTTAACACCTCGTTACTTTGGAATTCCTATGCTATCATCAATTCACATAGGGTGAAGCATAGTTCGACAATAGAAGAAAAAGAAGCACTTACGAATATCATCCAGTTAGTACGCTATGCTTTCCATCAGATAGAACAGCTTGAAAGTTTATATCCAAGCGCTAAACAATACTTTAACCTATGGTATGGACAAGTATGGCGTTCTATTACAGCGGGGCAAATAGAATTGATGCGTCAGGTGCTCAACTACATAGCATCTAATGGATATTGCACCATTACCGATATCAAGGAGAATGACAAGACACAGGCTGCCCAACTTATCCGTGCCTTTGGAGGCAGAGATACAGCAAATGAAGCTTTGTCTTCATTGTCACAGTTTATCATCTATAGAAAATTAGCATAA